CAAAAGAAGCTCTCTCTAATCTATTTTGTAATTACTTTTAATGGTACTGGAATTTTACTTTCTACTTTTTCGCCTTTGAGCACTTTAGCTGCCGTTTCTACCCCTAGTTCACCAATTTTTTCAGGTTGTTGGGCAATTGTTGCCGCTAACTTACCATTTTGCACCGCTTTCACCGCATCATCTGTACCGTCAAACCCAACGACAATAATCTCTTTCCCTGTCGCTTTAATTGCTCTTAATGCACCTAATGCCATTTCATCGTTTTGTGCAAACACAGCTTTAGCTGAGCCGTGACTCGCCAATAAGTTTTCCATTACATTTAAACCTTTTGTACGATCAAAATCAGCTGGTTGGCTAGCTAATACATCGAGTTGATGCGCTGATACTGCTTGTTTAAAACCTTCTCCTCGCTCACGGGCTGCTGATGTACCTGCAATACCTTCTAATTGGATTACTTTTGCTTGCTTACCCACTTTCTCTGCAATGAAATCTCCCGCCATTTTTCCGCCAGATACATTATCTGAAGCAATATGACTGACAACATCGCCTTTATTTGCTCCTCGATCTAGAGTAATAACAGGGATATGCTTTTTATTAGCAATGGCAACTGCATTTCCAACAGCCTCGGAATCTGTTGGATTGATTAGCAATACTTTCGCGCCACGAACTGTAACATCTTCTACATTTGCAAGCTCTTTGGCTGGATCATTCTGGGAATCTAGTACAATTAAGTTATAGCCTAATTCCTGAGCTTTTTTCTCTGCCCCTTCTTTTAGCGTAACAAAAAAAGGGTTATCTAATGTTGAAATAGCAAGTGCAATAGTTTCTTGTGCCATTGCAGAAGTACTGAAAACCAAACCTAAGGTAAGGGCTAAAGAAGTCAATTTTTTCATAGAAATCTCCTGTTTAGAGTTTAAAAACAGTGAGTTAAACAACGCTCACTATAAATATAAGTAAATTGCAAAATTAAGTGAGAATCTAACCGCTTGTTAGGTTTTATTACGCCCGATAAAATTATCTAAAACCACCGCAGTAAGAATGACTAGAGCCTTTGCAACAAGCTGATAATAAGAATCTATATCTAACAAATTAAGTGCATTACTCAAAAAACCAATAATTAAGGCCCCGATCAATGTGCCTATAATTCGTCCCTTTCCACCCATTAAAGATGTACCACCGACAACAACCGCAGCAATTGCATCTAATTCGTAACCTGTTCCTGCTGTTGGCTGAGCAGAGCCTAATCGGGCTGTAACAATCATACCTGCTAACGCTGCTAACATACCGCTTAACGTAAAGACAAACAGTTTTACTTTATTCACATTGATACCAGATAATGCTGTTGCAGCCTCATTTCCACCTAAAGCATAAATATAACGCCCTATACGAGTTTGGGTAAGTAATAACCAAGCACAAGCAAATAAAACGAACATTAACCAAACAGGAAAAGGAATACCGAAACATACACCAGTACCAATTTCCGAGAAAATATCCGAACTATCAGAAACTCCAGTACTAATAGGGCGCCCCCCCATATAAATCATCGTTACACCACGCAATAACAACATTGTGATAAGTGTTGCCATAAATGCCTGAACTTTACCAAAAGCAACTAATATCCCATTAATTAGCCCGATAATTCCACCAAATATTAAGACTGTTGGCATAACGATCCAAAGTGGAAAATCCAAACTAACCAATGTTGCAGCGACGGCTCCTGTCAATGCAAGCACTGATCCAACAGAAAGATCAATACCTGCAATCAAAATAACAAAGGTCATGCCAATCGCAATAATGGCATTAACAGAGGTTTGCCGAAGAATATTAAGCAAATTATCCAAACTAAAAAAATGTGGGTTTAGAAAAGAAACTACTACGATCAATATAAACAGCGCAACTAAGGAACGCTGTTCAATTAAAAATTGTGTTAATTTACGCTGTTCTTTCATCATTTATTCTCTTATCAAATGTATCTTTACCAATCGCTAGGGATAAAATCTTTTCTTGTGTCGCATCTTGACGTGATAACTCACCACTAATTTTTCCTTCTCGCATAACTAAAATACGATCGGACATTCCCAAAATTTCTGGCATATCGCTTGACACCATAATAATG
This portion of the Vespertiliibacter pulmonis genome encodes:
- the rbsB gene encoding ribose ABC transporter substrate-binding protein RbsB — its product is MKKLTSLALTLGLVFSTSAMAQETIALAISTLDNPFFVTLKEGAEKKAQELGYNLIVLDSQNDPAKELANVEDVTVRGAKVLLINPTDSEAVGNAVAIANKKHIPVITLDRGANKGDVVSHIASDNVSGGKMAGDFIAEKVGKQAKVIQLEGIAGTSAARERGEGFKQAVSAHQLDVLASQPADFDRTKGLNVMENLLASHGSAKAVFAQNDEMALGALRAIKATGKEIIVVGFDGTDDAVKAVQNGKLAATIAQQPEKIGELGVETAAKVLKGEKVESKIPVPLKVITK
- the rbsC gene encoding ribose ABC transporter permease codes for the protein MMKEQRKLTQFLIEQRSLVALFILIVVVSFLNPHFFSLDNLLNILRQTSVNAIIAIGMTFVILIAGIDLSVGSVLALTGAVAATLVSLDFPLWIVMPTVLIFGGIIGLINGILVAFGKVQAFMATLITMLLLRGVTMIYMGGRPISTGVSDSSDIFSEIGTGVCFGIPFPVWLMFVLFACAWLLLTQTRIGRYIYALGGNEAATALSGINVNKVKLFVFTLSGMLAALAGMIVTARLGSAQPTAGTGYELDAIAAVVVGGTSLMGGKGRIIGTLIGALIIGFLSNALNLLDIDSYYQLVAKALVILTAVVLDNFIGRNKT